A single Crateriforma conspicua DNA region contains:
- a CDS encoding adenylate kinase: protein MNASNRRGVDHNDAPVFRIVFIGPPGAGKGTQCRRLSERLSIPHLSTGEMLRATKDGSEVGELVASYIDGGRLAPDDLVMKILTRRLEKADCSSGYLLDGFPRNVQQARLMDDYLSSQDEQLTHVISLCVPQEILIERLARRAETEDRDDDTDETIRVRLEIFESQTRPVLDYYRQSGILTDVDGTGTMDEVSQRLLACVV from the coding sequence TTGAACGCATCCAACCGACGTGGCGTCGATCACAACGACGCCCCCGTGTTCCGGATCGTCTTCATTGGTCCGCCCGGGGCAGGCAAGGGCACCCAGTGCCGGCGTCTGTCCGAACGTTTGTCGATCCCGCATTTGTCGACCGGCGAAATGCTGCGTGCGACCAAGGACGGATCGGAGGTCGGCGAATTGGTGGCCAGCTATATCGACGGCGGCCGATTAGCCCCCGACGATTTGGTGATGAAGATCCTGACCCGTCGTTTGGAAAAGGCGGATTGTTCATCGGGCTACCTGCTGGATGGTTTTCCGCGGAATGTCCAACAGGCGCGGCTGATGGACGATTACTTGAGCAGCCAAGACGAACAGCTGACCCATGTCATTTCGCTGTGCGTCCCCCAGGAAATCTTGATCGAACGTTTGGCACGTCGTGCGGAAACCGAAGACCGCGATGACGACACCGACGAAACCATCCGGGTCCGCCTGGAAATCTTTGAATCGCAAACTCGGCCCGTTCTGGACTATTACCGCCAGTCCGGCATCCTGACCGACGTTGATGGCACCGGAACGATGGACGAGGTTTCGCAGCGTCTGCTGGCATGCGTTGTCTAA
- a CDS encoding outer membrane protein assembly factor BamB family protein translates to MSKGRVCNGVRLTFTPPGRRPHPRGTANWSAPAAQQCCLVVPNVIAPWVTALALVIVSAGQSAADWPRFLGPQFDGIVHDADLIQAADRVDWNGKPSVTWSLPVGEGYGIGVTAADRYYHFDAAPDSTDRRVVGRRSSITERLRCVDLASGQIIWTQQNECRYQDLYGYEAGPRSSPTVHQDSVYTLGVRGRLTCRSLSDGTERWSVETVDQFAVVQNFFGVGSAPLVIDDLVIVMVGGSPDEDQVVPPGQLNRVSPNGTGLVAFNRNTGQVRWQAVDDLASYSSPRPIQIDNKACVLLLARDHLWCVDAKAGTTLWKFHHRSDLLESVNAMTPVVDGSKVFISECYEVGSVLLEVDPSESPTAVWQDPRRDRRRMAMRCHWATPVLVNGYLYGCSGRNAPDSDFRCVDLMTGTVKWTGLERRRSSVTAVGDHLLVLEERGTLHIAKADPEALSIKASHDLATEEAFANGDTNPALQYPCWSAPLWVAVPDLAPQILLRGDQTVLCLQFPMK, encoded by the coding sequence GTGTCCAAAGGACGTGTGTGCAACGGCGTTCGGCTGACCTTCACGCCGCCCGGCCGCCGGCCGCATCCGCGGGGAACCGCCAACTGGAGTGCGCCCGCAGCGCAACAGTGCTGCTTGGTCGTCCCCAACGTGATTGCACCTTGGGTGACCGCATTGGCACTGGTCATCGTATCGGCCGGTCAGTCGGCGGCGGATTGGCCGCGGTTTTTGGGGCCGCAATTCGATGGCATCGTCCACGACGCGGATTTGATCCAAGCCGCCGATCGAGTCGACTGGAACGGCAAGCCTTCGGTCACCTGGTCGTTGCCGGTCGGCGAAGGTTACGGCATCGGTGTCACCGCGGCCGATCGATACTATCACTTTGATGCGGCACCCGATTCCACCGACCGCCGCGTCGTTGGGCGCCGGTCATCCATCACGGAACGACTGCGATGTGTGGATTTGGCATCGGGACAAATTATCTGGACGCAACAAAACGAATGTCGATACCAGGACTTGTACGGGTACGAAGCGGGACCGCGATCGAGTCCGACCGTGCACCAAGACAGTGTCTATACGCTTGGGGTTCGCGGTCGACTGACCTGTCGATCATTAAGCGACGGCACTGAACGATGGTCGGTGGAAACCGTTGATCAGTTCGCGGTGGTCCAAAACTTTTTCGGCGTCGGTTCGGCTCCGCTTGTTATCGATGATTTGGTCATTGTCATGGTGGGCGGAAGCCCCGACGAAGACCAAGTAGTTCCGCCGGGACAGTTGAACCGCGTCAGCCCAAATGGCACCGGGTTGGTTGCTTTCAATCGAAACACCGGCCAAGTGCGGTGGCAAGCCGTTGACGATCTGGCCAGCTACAGCAGTCCACGTCCGATTCAGATCGACAACAAAGCGTGTGTTTTATTGTTGGCCCGTGATCATTTGTGGTGCGTCGACGCAAAGGCCGGGACGACCCTTTGGAAGTTCCATCACCGATCGGACTTGCTGGAAAGCGTCAATGCTATGACCCCCGTGGTCGATGGATCGAAGGTATTCATCAGCGAGTGCTATGAAGTGGGAAGTGTGTTGCTGGAGGTGGATCCATCCGAATCACCGACCGCCGTTTGGCAAGACCCACGTCGTGATCGTCGACGCATGGCGATGCGCTGCCACTGGGCGACGCCGGTTTTGGTCAACGGTTACCTTTACGGCTGCAGTGGCAGAAACGCCCCGGACAGCGATTTTCGCTGTGTGGACTTGATGACGGGGACCGTCAAATGGACTGGATTGGAACGCCGACGCAGCAGCGTGACCGCGGTGGGGGACCATTTGCTGGTCCTGGAGGAACGCGGCACACTTCACATCGCCAAGGCCGATCCCGAAGCACTGTCGATTAAAGCTTCGCATGATCTGGCGACTGAGGAAGCCTTTGCAAACGGTGATACAAACCCAGCACTTCAGTACCCGTGTTGGTCCGCGCCCCTGTGGGTGGCCGTCCCCGATCTCGCTCCGCAGATTCTGCTGCGTGGCGATCAAACAGTGCTGTGTTTGCAATTTCCAATGAAGTGA
- the secY gene encoding preprotein translocase subunit SecY, giving the protein MFEKLRIVFTIPELRKKVLLTIGLLAVYRIGFHIPLPMVATNLGESSGGAADFFERVSMFAASDLRQATIFGLGIMPYISASIIFQLLGSVYKPLEELKKEGEAGRKKLNEYTRYLTVAICLVQSYMYLKFMLMAGGPGGFGNINPNFLNAEGTGLFWGWQIVAVLVMTCGTVFLMWLGEQIDEYGIGNGISLLIMAGILAQMPKALYELIRNMKPQLTGLSRGQVGIETLILLVLLFVCVVFGVVFITLGQRKIPTQSAKFTRGRRVYGGTRQFLPLRINQAGVMPIIFASSLLMIPGVFFGFMAGLFETDSSLFRWLNMIGLSMQDQSSYFFNLLYVALIFFFCYFWTAITFNPKEMSDNLKESGTFIPGYRPGKRTTDYLEKVMVRITYVGAAFLGLIAIVPTIVYGSLGVPYSIAGFYGGTGLLIAVSVAFDLVQKIDSHLVMRNYRGLLEGAGGGTSPVV; this is encoded by the coding sequence ATGTTTGAAAAGCTTCGAATCGTCTTCACCATTCCCGAATTGCGGAAGAAGGTGCTTCTGACCATCGGGTTGCTGGCCGTTTATCGGATCGGTTTTCACATCCCGTTGCCGATGGTCGCCACGAACTTGGGCGAATCCTCCGGTGGTGCGGCCGACTTCTTCGAGCGGGTCAGCATGTTCGCCGCCAGCGATCTGCGCCAGGCGACGATCTTTGGTCTGGGGATCATGCCCTACATTTCGGCGTCGATCATTTTCCAATTGCTGGGCAGCGTTTACAAACCGCTGGAAGAGCTGAAGAAGGAAGGCGAGGCGGGCCGCAAAAAGCTGAACGAATACACGCGTTATCTGACCGTGGCGATTTGTTTGGTCCAAAGCTACATGTACCTGAAGTTCATGTTGATGGCCGGTGGCCCGGGTGGCTTCGGAAACATAAACCCGAACTTTTTGAACGCCGAAGGCACCGGCCTGTTTTGGGGCTGGCAGATCGTCGCCGTCCTGGTGATGACCTGCGGGACGGTGTTCCTGATGTGGTTGGGCGAACAGATCGACGAATACGGTATCGGCAACGGCATCAGCCTGTTGATCATGGCAGGCATTTTGGCCCAGATGCCCAAAGCGTTGTATGAACTGATCCGAAACATGAAGCCGCAACTGACCGGGCTTAGCCGCGGACAGGTCGGCATTGAAACACTGATATTGTTGGTCTTGTTGTTTGTCTGTGTTGTTTTCGGCGTGGTCTTCATCACGCTGGGTCAACGCAAGATCCCGACGCAATCGGCCAAGTTCACCCGCGGACGCCGGGTTTACGGCGGCACGCGTCAATTCTTGCCGCTGCGGATCAACCAAGCCGGCGTGATGCCGATCATCTTCGCCAGCAGTTTGCTGATGATCCCCGGCGTTTTCTTTGGGTTCATGGCGGGTCTGTTTGAGACCGATTCGTCGTTGTTCCGCTGGCTGAACATGATCGGATTGTCGATGCAGGACCAAAGCTCCTATTTCTTCAATCTGCTGTACGTCGCGCTGATTTTCTTCTTCTGCTACTTCTGGACGGCGATCACGTTCAACCCGAAAGAAATGTCGGACAACCTGAAGGAAAGTGGCACGTTCATTCCGGGGTATCGTCCCGGTAAGCGAACGACCGATTACCTGGAAAAGGTGATGGTACGAATCACCTATGTCGGCGCCGCGTTCTTGGGATTGATCGCGATCGTCCCGACGATTGTTTACGGTTCGTTGGGTGTGCCTTATTCGATCGCTGGTTTCTACGGTGGAACGGGCCTTCTGATCGCCGTCAGCGTCGCGTTTGACTTGGTGCAGAAGATCGACAGCCACTTGGTGATGCGAAACTATCGCGGGTTGCTCGAAGGTGCCGGTGGCGGAACGTCCCCCGTCGTCTGA
- a CDS encoding outer membrane protein assembly factor BamB family protein, whose protein sequence is MTLSFRFRFLLVYLGWLAMLCGTVSAQGLPFQNRAESSAGLITPPRAVRQILSDAQRAIDQQQWSDAVAGLGDFLQQETSEAADLALTQDYFLDSVDQDPNATLSQSLIRQARQMIGDLPADARETYELLYGPSARRIFDQATRQRDWLALAEVRRRYFHTQAGYLSSIVLARRAWQRGEALHCAMLLKDIIPQADASPHIDASVVALFAVAAHQSELSLEPELKLSGPVPAVGDAEAIAAGQSRSGESLRQWCNDAATIGDLASARWRQNFGLMGTTPDRNGGASGQMPLTRPEWVVESTASPRESELLADQAERFRSQGVLLPPSAQPLSIDGQVMVRTTKWLTGIDQSTGKMVWTFPWYSAQDALDDFETPHPSLSEEQEVAQLVQRVWHDLPYGQLSSDGQRLFLLDGLDDLESFRMGNSAMGLRSRREAANTLVALELKTQGKLLWRIGADEDEASTLGDAFFLGPPLPIDGRLYVLAEVSGDLGLYCLDPATGQEIWRQTLGSIDGLPVRFDAQRRLAGAMPTYYQGLLICATGNGLVVAIDLADRTFRWARRYPRPRSAANNSFFDPERNDLESTQRRWADGVAIAGDGHVVITPVESDQLIVLNAATGQSSFRAKPRSGELYVAGIRDGNYILVGRRQVAAYDLDSGKKVWATDDSVFAGDQEVAGRGAFGDGDYLVPTTQQELIRISTADGSITGRKKVDFPLGNLVASGGELFSQTATEVVMASGMSSLQPDVRLRLEQNPDDVMALIDQAQLMLENGQRDQAVDVLHKAEALDSDNDEIDQLLVSAMLEQLRESESIDTDLIAKLEPRIDQPEQMLEFQRLKVDGFLRQGQPEQSLRELLALSAMVLDSPESDGTVVTGSQTVSVHEWIAGRVTRCYRITEDQTNEVSVSEENLDDLVSRTLSEQLARPTAQLQELLRQWSPTGFADQIGQVLFERLKTKRQYHLIERMALGTLPHRRWKELSDDRLYMLAYAYAKSEMPEDASAVIAELANRTAIDRLAEADWAGPLPDLLGQRTAPLDLWPDRVDVSLDLLTRASPTMAMSNFQALQRRFATLRLSSESGRTFSGWEIGTNSSQSLQVRDALGRARPIALSPHPNRNGMREYAISGSLALLSVGTELIALDMTKVNDAMQPPMIWRRELVSRESGVSSVRTENDLGDVIYRNRISSGTMINGMLPEISVGPILGDRFFVFRNGELMCLDAITGDTRWRTTDAPRTGVLVVDGSRVALVSDETNEIRIYDLYDGTLTSQKPWNHGDLWGRSDRFVVAIQADGEDDQNESLRRRVIMVDPLADGSGVMIESDNCVVSRSSQSTEDSFGDLLNGRWVTILNHEGKLVVWDLQSGKELARESIDLSPGHLGLSSVQMRGGLVILPQVSMPASNDIESEKLDGRTTDNQKEAGAALAFDSVTGELKWRQDFELPWGVTLDQPAASPLLLFTRLRSAYSTQGKREQSLDFQAIDVRNGKLIAQQLRNDVGSKFTFRDTEQTLLPHNNIKARIDTLTIDFQFLFESPSNPAGQPDAGDQPSSSDEIDDTTPEQP, encoded by the coding sequence ATGACCTTGTCTTTCCGCTTTCGGTTTTTGTTGGTTTACCTGGGCTGGCTGGCGATGCTTTGCGGCACCGTGTCGGCCCAAGGCCTGCCCTTTCAAAATCGCGCCGAATCATCCGCGGGCTTGATCACGCCACCACGCGCAGTGCGACAGATCTTGAGCGACGCCCAGCGAGCAATCGATCAACAGCAATGGAGCGATGCCGTTGCCGGCCTGGGCGATTTCCTGCAGCAAGAGACCAGCGAAGCAGCCGACCTGGCGCTGACCCAAGACTATTTCCTGGACTCGGTCGACCAGGATCCCAACGCCACGTTGTCACAAAGCTTGATCCGCCAAGCCCGCCAGATGATCGGCGATTTGCCGGCCGACGCACGCGAGACGTATGAATTACTGTACGGCCCGTCGGCACGACGAATTTTCGACCAGGCGACCCGGCAACGTGATTGGCTTGCCTTGGCCGAAGTCCGACGTCGGTATTTCCATACCCAGGCCGGGTATCTGTCTTCGATCGTCCTGGCACGTCGCGCGTGGCAGCGTGGCGAAGCCTTGCATTGTGCCATGCTGTTGAAAGACATCATTCCGCAAGCCGACGCTTCACCGCACATCGACGCATCGGTTGTTGCTTTATTCGCGGTCGCAGCCCACCAATCGGAACTAAGCCTTGAACCGGAGTTGAAACTTTCCGGGCCGGTTCCTGCGGTTGGCGATGCCGAGGCCATCGCCGCCGGTCAGAGTCGTTCGGGCGAATCATTACGACAATGGTGTAACGATGCGGCGACGATCGGCGATTTGGCGTCGGCTCGATGGAGGCAGAACTTCGGCTTGATGGGAACAACGCCGGACCGTAACGGAGGTGCGTCAGGGCAAATGCCGCTGACTCGGCCGGAATGGGTGGTCGAATCAACCGCGTCGCCCCGGGAATCCGAATTGCTGGCTGACCAAGCCGAACGGTTCCGCAGCCAAGGTGTTCTGCTGCCACCCAGTGCCCAACCGCTTTCGATCGACGGCCAAGTGATGGTTCGGACGACCAAATGGTTGACCGGAATCGATCAGTCAACCGGCAAGATGGTTTGGACCTTTCCGTGGTATTCCGCCCAGGATGCGTTGGATGATTTCGAAACGCCGCATCCGTCGCTGAGCGAGGAACAGGAGGTCGCACAATTGGTCCAGCGGGTTTGGCATGACCTACCCTATGGCCAGCTTTCCAGCGACGGCCAACGGTTGTTCTTGCTGGACGGATTGGACGACCTGGAATCGTTTCGTATGGGCAACAGCGCGATGGGGTTGCGATCGCGGCGGGAAGCCGCCAACACCCTGGTCGCTTTAGAGCTGAAGACACAGGGCAAGTTGCTGTGGCGGATTGGGGCCGATGAAGACGAAGCCAGCACCTTGGGCGACGCCTTTTTTTTGGGACCGCCACTGCCCATCGATGGCCGGTTGTATGTCTTGGCAGAAGTCAGTGGCGATTTGGGACTGTATTGCCTGGATCCCGCAACCGGTCAAGAAATCTGGCGGCAAACGTTGGGTTCGATTGATGGCTTGCCGGTGCGATTCGATGCACAGCGAAGATTGGCCGGCGCGATGCCAACCTACTATCAAGGGCTATTGATTTGTGCGACCGGAAACGGCTTGGTGGTCGCGATTGATTTAGCGGACCGAACGTTCCGCTGGGCCCGTCGTTACCCCCGGCCTCGTTCCGCTGCCAACAACAGTTTCTTTGATCCCGAACGTAACGATCTTGAATCTACCCAGCGTCGATGGGCCGACGGCGTCGCAATCGCCGGCGACGGTCACGTGGTCATCACCCCGGTCGAAAGCGACCAATTGATCGTTTTGAATGCGGCGACGGGGCAATCCAGTTTTCGCGCGAAACCCCGAAGCGGTGAACTGTACGTTGCCGGAATTCGCGACGGCAATTACATCTTGGTCGGCCGCCGTCAGGTCGCCGCGTATGACCTGGATTCGGGAAAAAAAGTCTGGGCGACCGATGATTCGGTGTTTGCCGGCGATCAAGAGGTGGCGGGTCGTGGAGCATTCGGCGATGGCGACTATCTCGTGCCCACGACGCAACAGGAATTGATTCGGATTTCAACCGCCGACGGATCAATCACCGGTCGTAAAAAGGTCGACTTTCCTTTGGGCAATCTGGTGGCATCCGGTGGCGAACTATTCAGTCAAACCGCGACCGAAGTTGTCATGGCATCTGGGATGAGTAGTTTGCAACCGGACGTGCGTCTTCGTCTGGAACAGAACCCCGACGACGTGATGGCGCTGATCGACCAAGCGCAACTGATGCTGGAAAACGGCCAGCGTGATCAGGCCGTTGACGTGCTGCACAAAGCCGAAGCGTTGGACAGTGACAACGATGAAATCGATCAACTGCTGGTGTCGGCAATGCTAGAACAGCTACGTGAATCAGAAAGCATCGATACTGATCTGATTGCCAAGCTGGAACCAAGAATCGATCAGCCGGAACAGATGCTGGAATTCCAACGCTTGAAGGTGGACGGGTTTCTGCGGCAAGGCCAGCCGGAACAATCGTTGCGTGAACTGTTGGCATTGTCCGCAATGGTGTTGGATTCACCCGAAAGCGATGGCACGGTGGTTACCGGATCGCAAACCGTTTCGGTGCATGAATGGATCGCCGGCCGCGTAACGCGTTGCTATCGAATCACCGAAGACCAAACCAACGAGGTTTCGGTTTCCGAAGAGAACCTGGACGATTTGGTCAGCCGCACCTTGTCCGAACAGTTGGCCCGACCGACCGCGCAGCTGCAAGAATTGTTGCGGCAATGGTCGCCGACAGGATTCGCCGACCAGATTGGCCAGGTGTTGTTCGAGCGTTTGAAAACGAAACGGCAATATCATTTGATCGAACGGATGGCACTGGGCACACTGCCGCATCGACGCTGGAAAGAGCTTTCCGACGACCGGCTGTACATGTTGGCGTATGCCTACGCAAAGTCCGAGATGCCGGAAGACGCATCCGCGGTCATCGCCGAACTGGCAAATCGAACGGCGATTGATCGATTGGCCGAAGCGGATTGGGCCGGCCCTTTACCTGATTTGCTTGGACAGCGAACCGCGCCGTTGGATCTGTGGCCCGATCGTGTCGACGTCAGCTTGGACTTGTTGACGCGAGCCAGTCCGACCATGGCCATGTCCAATTTCCAAGCGTTGCAGCGTCGCTTTGCCACTTTACGTTTATCGTCGGAATCGGGACGGACGTTTTCCGGGTGGGAGATCGGCACCAATAGCAGCCAGTCACTGCAAGTGCGTGACGCGTTGGGACGTGCGCGACCGATCGCGTTGTCCCCGCACCCCAATCGCAACGGCATGCGGGAATATGCAATCAGCGGAAGCCTGGCACTGCTAAGTGTGGGTACGGAACTGATCGCATTGGACATGACCAAAGTTAATGACGCGATGCAACCACCGATGATCTGGCGGCGAGAATTGGTCAGTCGCGAATCAGGCGTTTCATCCGTGCGTACCGAAAACGATTTGGGCGATGTCATTTATCGCAACCGCATCAGTAGCGGAACGATGATCAACGGAATGCTGCCGGAAATCAGTGTGGGACCGATCTTGGGCGATCGCTTCTTCGTATTTCGAAACGGCGAATTGATGTGCCTGGACGCGATCACCGGCGACACACGATGGCGCACGACCGACGCACCACGCACCGGCGTGCTGGTCGTCGACGGATCGCGTGTGGCCCTTGTCTCTGACGAAACCAACGAGATTCGAATCTACGATCTTTATGACGGGACGTTGACGAGCCAGAAGCCTTGGAATCATGGCGATCTGTGGGGCCGCAGCGATCGCTTTGTCGTCGCGATTCAGGCCGACGGTGAAGATGATCAAAACGAATCACTGCGTCGCCGCGTGATCATGGTCGACCCATTGGCCGATGGCAGCGGTGTGATGATCGAATCTGACAACTGCGTCGTGTCCCGTTCCAGCCAGTCCACCGAAGATTCGTTCGGGGATCTGTTGAACGGACGTTGGGTCACGATTCTTAACCACGAAGGCAAGCTTGTCGTCTGGGATTTGCAATCAGGAAAGGAACTTGCACGCGAATCGATCGACCTGTCACCGGGGCACCTCGGGTTATCCAGCGTTCAAATGCGAGGTGGTTTGGTCATTCTGCCGCAAGTCAGTATGCCGGCAAGCAATGACATCGAATCGGAAAAACTGGACGGCCGCACAACAGACAATCAAAAAGAAGCGGGAGCCGCGTTGGCATTTGATAGCGTCACCGGCGAATTGAAATGGCGGCAAGATTTCGAACTTCCTTGGGGCGTGACCTTGGACCAACCCGCAGCTTCACCGCTGTTGCTGTTCACACGTTTGCGTAGTGCCTATTCAACGCAAGGAAAGCGTGAACAGTCATTGGATTTCCAAGCCATCGATGTTCGAAACGGCAAACTGATCGCGCAGCAATTGCGAAACGACGTCGGATCCAAGTTCACGTTCCGCGATACCGAACAAACGTTGCTGCCACACAACAACATCAAAGCGCGTATCGATACCCTGACGATCGACTTTCAGTTCCTGTTCGAATCCCCTAGCAATCCGGCTGGACAACCGGATGCTGGCGATCAACCAAGTTCCAGCGACGAGATTGACGACACGACGCCGGAGCAACCTTAG
- a CDS encoding serine/threonine-protein kinase, with amino-acid sequence MPSDDALSDEEAVRRLCRVDDPVQRQDLLDDLCGDNHQRRDRLASLVEAAKNGNRPLAAFDLSAPGRSKSTVHETPGVPMNLAETPVDSQFSRSPLKQIGNYELTRLVGRGGMGNVFHARDPALDREVALKVPRVEVMLSPDVERRFIREARAAAQLDHPNLVSILQVGSDGPYPYIASQWCDGGDLATWMRKNPQPRDPYDAARFMAAVADAIQHCHGRRIVHLDLKPSNILLVGRDDQTDPRSDLAALHPKVTDFGLARLMDVQLDQTTESMFLGTPLYMAPEQAECRRDLIGPASDVFALGVVLHELATGKRPFDGETLTLVLDQIRSVNVHSTMPLRTLPRDLRTIISRCLQREPSDRYSTAAALRDDLRLFASENPIRIRRVSLGRRFWLWCRRPERITQTGVVTVAIQIAVLSNLYSHYVLMGLGYQVPFSVDNWQFFKETIPVALFPHLPLLINGFRTIRRKRWSVTIGILLSLVFVGALASVLFGAKAAFSAYQGNPLASYVAHLFICCMALVQLIAHLIAIPAAMKESAERGRTAALI; translated from the coding sequence GTGCCATCCGACGACGCGTTGTCCGACGAAGAAGCTGTCAGGAGACTTTGCCGCGTTGATGATCCTGTGCAACGACAGGATCTATTGGACGACCTGTGCGGCGACAACCATCAGCGTCGTGATCGGTTGGCTTCGTTGGTGGAAGCGGCAAAGAACGGAAATCGGCCGTTAGCGGCATTCGATTTGTCGGCGCCGGGGCGATCCAAATCGACCGTTCACGAGACCCCGGGGGTCCCGATGAACTTGGCGGAAACGCCGGTCGACAGTCAATTCTCTCGATCGCCGCTGAAGCAGATCGGAAATTATGAGCTGACCCGCTTGGTCGGCCGTGGTGGCATGGGAAACGTCTTTCATGCCCGTGATCCGGCTCTTGATCGTGAAGTTGCGCTGAAGGTGCCTCGTGTGGAAGTCATGCTGTCGCCAGACGTGGAACGTCGCTTCATTCGCGAAGCGCGGGCGGCGGCGCAGCTGGATCATCCGAATCTGGTGTCGATCCTGCAGGTCGGATCGGATGGCCCCTATCCCTACATCGCATCTCAGTGGTGCGACGGGGGCGATCTGGCGACTTGGATGCGGAAGAATCCGCAACCACGGGATCCTTACGACGCGGCTAGGTTCATGGCCGCCGTTGCCGATGCGATTCAGCATTGTCACGGCCGTCGCATTGTCCATTTGGATTTGAAGCCGTCGAACATTTTGCTGGTGGGGCGTGATGACCAAACGGATCCGCGATCGGATCTTGCCGCCCTGCATCCGAAAGTGACCGACTTTGGTTTGGCTCGGTTGATGGACGTGCAATTGGATCAGACTACTGAAAGTATGTTTTTGGGCACGCCTCTGTACATGGCACCGGAACAGGCGGAGTGTCGTCGAGATCTGATCGGCCCGGCCAGTGATGTGTTCGCTTTGGGGGTCGTCCTGCACGAGTTGGCGACCGGCAAGCGTCCATTCGATGGTGAAACGTTAACGTTGGTTCTGGATCAAATTCGTTCGGTCAACGTGCATTCGACGATGCCATTGCGAACACTGCCACGCGACTTGCGTACGATCATTTCCCGGTGCCTGCAGCGGGAACCGTCGGACCGCTATTCGACGGCAGCCGCCCTTCGCGATGACCTGCGGCTGTTTGCGTCGGAGAACCCGATTCGAATCCGCCGTGTTTCCCTGGGACGTCGGTTTTGGCTGTGGTGTCGTCGGCCCGAACGGATCACGCAGACCGGCGTGGTTACGGTCGCGATCCAGATCGCCGTTCTAAGCAATCTGTACAGTCACTACGTGTTGATGGGATTGGGGTATCAGGTGCCTTTCTCCGTCGACAATTGGCAATTCTTCAAGGAAACCATCCCGGTCGCACTCTTTCCCCACCTGCCGCTGCTGATCAATGGTTTTCGGACGATCCGGCGAAAACGCTGGAGCGTGACCATCGGGATACTATTGAGCCTGGTGTTCGTCGGTGCGCTGGCATCCGTTTTGTTCGGAGCCAAGGCCGCCTTTTCTGCTTATCAAGGCAATCCTCTGGCAAGCTACGTTGCTCACCTGTTCATCTGCTGCATGGCGCTGGTCCAGTTAATTGCTCACCTGATCGCCATCCCAGCCGCAATGAAGGAATCAGCCGAACGTGGCCGAACCGCAGCCTTAATCTAG
- the arfB gene encoding alternative ribosome rescue aminoacyl-tRNA hydrolase ArfB, which produces MSDLVVNRRLTLPAESIQISHSRSSGPGGQNVNKVNSRVTLRWSPGQCDAMPEDWKRRFMARQSNRITRDGDLVLHSDRFRDQPSNLADVRQRLVDLLLECQWPPKARKATRPSRSSNKKRLKKKKQHSQKKQLRRSPIPRD; this is translated from the coding sequence GTGAGCGATTTGGTCGTCAATCGACGTTTAACGTTGCCGGCGGAATCGATCCAGATTTCGCATTCGCGAAGCAGTGGCCCTGGTGGGCAGAACGTCAACAAAGTCAATTCTCGGGTCACACTGCGGTGGTCGCCCGGGCAATGCGATGCGATGCCGGAGGATTGGAAACGCCGGTTCATGGCCCGTCAAAGTAACCGTATCACCCGGGACGGTGATTTGGTGCTGCATAGTGACCGTTTTCGCGATCAGCCCAGTAATCTAGCGGACGTCCGGCAACGTCTGGTCGATCTGTTGCTGGAATGCCAGTGGCCACCGAAGGCTCGCAAGGCGACTCGTCCCAGTCGTTCGAGCAACAAAAAGCGATTGAAAAAGAAAAAACAGCACAGCCAAAAAAAACAGCTTCGCCGGTCGCCGATCCCACGCGACTGA